From Toxorhynchites rutilus septentrionalis strain SRP chromosome 2, ASM2978413v1, whole genome shotgun sequence, a single genomic window includes:
- the LOC129771377 gene encoding LYR motif-containing protein 2, with product MSKLPKTALNFKQFMLRQEVLKLYRTILRAIRQVPDKSSQHELREWARADFRANKHQTEELAIKMLMQHATRSLKELQTSLDLSGNSKDK from the exons ATGTCGAAACTGCCTAAAACAGCATTGAATTTTAAACAG TTTATGTTGCGCCAAGAAGTGCTGAAATTGTATCGCACCATCCTCCGAGCGATCCGGCAGGTTCCTGATAAATCAAGCCAGCACGAACTGCGGGAGTGGGCCCGTGCCGATTTCCGTGCGAACAAACACCAAACGGAAGAGCTAGCGATTAAGATGCTTATGCAGCATGCCACTAGATCCCTGAAGGAACTGCAAACGAGCTTGGATCTGAGTGGTAATTCTAAGGATAAATGA
- the LOC129771372 gene encoding transmembrane protein 39A-B, with the protein MTVSNRRIPRLSNHRAAMPHPQHFQHPAGFAASGSVGGNGVGAIAGNADDVIHGGSAILNGDDDGQISLGIPFPKHVPFPNVEHNSELLNEFLIFGFTIIASATQFLHLYRTVWWLPNSYTRQAVNFYLIDWDLSIFIYVMASRRLLYCCILKLIDLNCPESYVEISKKISKYVFLASVLISFVGCGIQIFQKNSYLYLFCLSYPFVLYLTIFGFNLEQFLRTIVDTEVNCINGMPIHSCSSNAVAIRTEIDALKTDFNNRFKQIIFTSLLNAYYSGFVPCVLVPKHLYFDIFWATQHLSFIFIGGLTMCVAYCFPVKYCDVFHRAALHLGQWNRVTHRTHHPPPYAWSKSTIFPYGTYVKHMGEIYRASGYCTAAVPGNNSHFRFFVIFKNPALIYMILFAIQVVLIVIQLLILCMSREWHNLISIGFLLLANYFTLFKIARDYMIAKRIYAGENAVNEKFKSQ; encoded by the exons ATGACCGTCAGTAACCGTCGTATCCCGCGGTTATCGAATCATCGAGCTGCTatgccacatccgcagcactTCCAACACCCGGCCGGATTTGCAGCAAGCGGCTCCGTCGGAGGCAACGGTGTGGGAGCTATCGCTGGAAATGCTGATGATGTTATCCACGGTGGCAGCGCAATTCTCAACGGTGATGATGATGGCCAGATAAGCCTGGGTATTCCATTCCCGAAGCATGTTCCCTTTCCGAACGTGGAACATAATTCGGAACTGTTGAACGAGTTTCTGATCTTTGGCTTCACCATCATTGCCAGTGCGACACAGTTTCTGCATCTGTACAGAACGGTTTGGTGGTTACCAAATTCTTACACCCGGCAAGCAGTG AATTTTTATCTGATTGACTGGGACTTATCGATTTTCATCTACGTGATGGCTAGTCGACGTTTGCTGTATTGCTGCATACTGAAGTTAATCGATCTCAACTGCCCGGAAAGTTACGTGGAGATTAGCAAGAAAAtctcaaaatatgttttccTTGCCTCCGTTCTGATTTCGTTCGTTGGTTGCGGAATTCAGATATTCCAGAAGAATAGCTATCTCTACCTTTTCTGTCTATCGTATCCATTCGTAttgtatttgacaatttttggctTCAACCTGGAACAGTTCTTGCGAACCATTGTCGATACGGAAGTGAACTGCATCAATGGAATGCCGATACATAGCTGTTCCTCGAATGCGGTTGCCATCCGCACGGAAATAGACGCCTTGAAGACGGACTTCAACAATCGTTTcaagcagattattttcacatCGCTACTTAATGCATATTATTCGGGATTTGTGCCATGTGTTTTGGTTCCTAAGCACTTATATTTCGATATATTTTGGGCGACCCAGCATTTGAGCTTCATTTTCATCGGAGGCTTGACAATGTGTGTGGCGTATTGTTTTCCGGTGAAATATTGCGATGTGTTTCATCGCGCAGCGTTGCATTTGGGTCAATGGAATCGAGTGACCCATCGGACGCATCATCCTCCGCCTTATGCATGGTCGAAATCAACAATTTTCCCATATGGTACCTACGTGAAACACATGGGAGAGATTTATCGGGCATCCGGTTATTGCACAGCGGCCGTTCCGGGCAATAATAGTCACTTTAGGTTTTTT GTCATCTTCAAAAATCCGGCTTTAATTTACATGATCCTATTCGCAATTCAAGTTGTGCTGATCGTGATTCAGCTGCTAATTCTGTGCATGTCACGGGAGTGGCACAATTTGATATCGATCGGATTCCTCTTGCTGGCGAACTATTTCACGCTGTTCAAAATTGCTCGAGACTACATGATTGCCAAAAGGATTTACGCTGGCGAGAATGCTGTCAATGAGAAGTTCAAATCACAGTAG
- the LOC129765842 gene encoding uncharacterized protein K02A2.6-like, with translation MKQGTNERFSQFILRLRQQLADCGLEKYPQEVRAAIEEMMLTDVIVEGCSSQELRRRILEKDQNLADIEALGASLESVRAQEKEISAGSSHLISGSLEVRKIQKLRTDNPDVNKKRVLGRFNNKPIWKESASTICYSCGQMGHISKALCCPAKGKICRRCKRPGHFENVCRKRPGEYKNLKQTGKVQAIDETPEENDCSAVTKPELSSETQEKKVYYTFHLGNSCNMIDCTVGGLDIQMLVDSGSDANLITADSWELLKSRKVDVQHCQKGSKKILKSYGSQNPLKILGTFFAHISAGGRTVQAEFFVVVNGQRNLLGDKTAKELGVLRVGLDINRIVDGNNQSLVPFSKIKDIQINIQMDPNIKPVFQPLRRIPMPLEDAVNKKLDELLARDIIEKKTGPANWVSPLVVANKANGEIRLCVDLRRVNQAVIRDRHPMPVIEDVLAKVGRGNIWSTLDVKDAFFLLELDEPSRDIVTFISHRGLYRFKRLPFGLVSAPEIFQRIMDEILADCDGAYWYLDDVGVEGGSMDEHDRRLNKV, from the coding sequence ATGAAGCAAGGCACAAACGAACGGTTCTCGCAGTTCATCCTACGTCTACGTCAGCAGCTCGCAGATTGCGGATTAGAAAAGTATCCTCAGGAAGTCCGTGCAGCAATTGAAGAGATGATGTTAACTGATGTCATTGTTGAAGGGTGTTCTTCTCAGGAGCTTCGACGCAGAATCTTGGAGAAGGACCAGAACCTTGCTGATATAGAAGCATTAGGAGCATCGTTGGAAAGTGTGCGAGCTCAAGAAAAAGAAATAAGTGCTGGATCATCGCACCTAATTTCAGGATCACTCGAAGTGCGTAAAATCCAGAAGCTTCGTACTGATAACCCGGATGTGAACAAGAAACGGGTCCTCGGTAGATTTAATAACAAACCGATTTGGAAAGAGAGCGCTTCAACGATCTGTTATTCCTGTGGGCAGATGGGTCACATATCGAAGGCTTTGTGCTGTCCGGCAAAAGGCAAAATCTGTCGTCGGTGTAAGCGTCCAGGTCATTTTGAAAATGTCTGTCGCAAGCGTCCTGGAGAGTACAAAAATCTGAAGCAAACTGGCAAAGTTCAAGCTATTGACGAAACCCCGGAGGAAAACGACTGTTCAGCGGTAACTAAACCAGAATTATCATCAGAGACACAGGAGAAAAAGGTGTATTATACGTTTCATTTGGGAAATAGCTGTAACATGATTGACTGCACTGTTGGTGGGCTGGATATCCAAATGTTGGTTGATTCCGGATCGGACGCTAATTTGATTACTGCTGATTCTTGGGAATTGCTGAAATCTAGGAAGGTTGACGTCCAACACTGTCAGAAGGGCAgtaagaaaatattgaaatcctaTGGTAGCCAGAAcccattgaaaattttaggaACATTTTTTGCTCACATCAGTGCTGGTGGACGAACGGTTCAAGCGGAATTTTTTGTTGTCGTGAACGGGCAACGAAACCTGCTTGGagacaaaacagcaaaagaactGGGTGTTCTTAGAGTCGGTTTGGACATAAACCGTATTGTTGACGGTAACAATCAGAGCCTTGTGCCTTTTTCGAAGATAAAAGATATTCAAATTAATATCCAGATGGACCCGAACATTAAGCCGGTTTTCCAACCACTTCGTCGCATTCCCATGCCACTCGAGGATGCCGTTAATAAGAAATTGGATGAGTTATTGGCTAGAGACATTATTGAGAAGAAGACTGGACCAGCAAACTGGGTTTCACCTTTGGTAGTGGCGAATAAGGCAAATGGGGAAATCAGATTGTGCGTTGATCTTCGACGAGTAAATCAAGCCGTTATCCGTGATCGTCATCCTATGCCGGTCATTGAAGATGTGTTGGCTAAAGTTGGCAGAGGAAACATTTGGAGTACACTCGACGTTAAAGATGCCTTTTTCTTATTGGAATTGGATGAACCCTCCAGAGATATTGTAACGTTTATATCGCACCGCGGATTATATAGATTCAAACGTCTGCCATTCGGACTTGTGTCGGCGCCCGAAATATTCCAGCGAATCATGGATGAGATTCTTGCTGATTGCGATGGAGCATACTGGTATCTTGACGATGTGGGCGTTGAAGGAGGTTCTATGGATGAACACGATCGTCGTTTGAACAAGGTATAA